A genomic region of Gemmata massiliana contains the following coding sequences:
- a CDS encoding MATE family efflux transporter — translation MDAMTLEAPTEPPARAVRSERTRLLLEGPVLPTLLRLSAPTIALMTFQAVVNAAEAYFVGFLGSDALAAISLSFPLVMLMTTLSAGAYGGGVAAAVARAIGGGRREEAARLAGTALTIGALLGATFSVVILTFGREIFAGLGATGPVLDAAVEYSNVMFLGAVPFWVFQAAASCLRGSGNTSYPAVVGAIGGVVTLAVSPALIFGVGPLAGMGLIGAAWAVVGYNVVSAVLLIRALRTPGSPFRAAFEFLRPDRRRAAAILRVAVPSAFNTIQSNLTFLALTALVAPFGTTAIAGYGMGGRLEFLLIPIVFGVGSALVPLVGANAGAGNRTRVRQATRAGLVLGAGAGALVGLTAAALPIVWMGLFTTDPRVGAL, via the coding sequence ATGGACGCAATGACACTCGAAGCACCCACCGAACCACCGGCCCGCGCGGTGCGTTCGGAGCGCACGCGACTCCTGTTGGAAGGGCCGGTGCTGCCGACGCTCCTGCGTCTTTCCGCGCCCACGATTGCCCTGATGACGTTCCAGGCGGTAGTAAACGCGGCCGAAGCGTACTTCGTCGGGTTCCTCGGGTCCGATGCTCTGGCCGCCATCTCACTGAGCTTCCCGCTGGTCATGCTCATGACCACCTTGTCGGCGGGTGCCTACGGTGGCGGGGTGGCAGCGGCTGTGGCGCGTGCCATCGGGGGTGGGCGGCGCGAAGAAGCCGCGCGGCTGGCCGGTACCGCGCTCACGATCGGCGCGCTACTGGGTGCCACGTTTTCAGTGGTGATACTCACGTTCGGGCGGGAAATCTTCGCGGGCCTCGGAGCGACCGGCCCGGTTCTCGATGCGGCGGTCGAGTATTCCAACGTGATGTTCCTGGGCGCCGTTCCGTTCTGGGTGTTCCAGGCCGCGGCGAGTTGCCTGCGCGGGAGCGGCAACACCAGCTACCCCGCGGTCGTGGGGGCAATCGGCGGAGTCGTCACACTCGCCGTCTCGCCGGCGCTCATTTTCGGCGTGGGGCCGTTAGCGGGAATGGGCCTGATCGGGGCGGCGTGGGCGGTCGTGGGGTACAACGTCGTGTCCGCGGTGCTCCTGATCCGGGCACTGCGGACACCGGGTTCGCCCTTCCGAGCGGCTTTCGAGTTCCTACGCCCGGACCGGCGACGTGCGGCGGCAATCCTGCGGGTCGCGGTTCCGAGTGCGTTCAATACCATCCAATCGAACCTGACGTTCCTGGCGCTCACCGCGCTCGTGGCACCGTTCGGGACGACGGCCATCGCCGGGTACGGGATGGGCGGGCGCCTGGAGTTCCTGCTCATCCCGATCGTTTTCGGGGTCGGGTCGGCCCTGGTACCGCTGGTCGGAGCGAACGCCGGTGCCGGGAACCGCACGCGGGTGCGTCAGGCGACCCGGGCGGGCCTGGTACTCGGAGCGGGAGCCGGGGCGCTTGTGGGGCTCACCGCGGCCGCGCTTCCGATCGTGTGGATGGGCCTGTTCACCACCGATCCCAGGGTTGGCGCACTATGA
- a CDS encoding efflux RND transporter permease subunit, which yields MSTLNLSAWAVKHPALVLYLIFAAAAAGLYAYLGMGRAEDPSFTIKTMVVSANWPGATSDEMQRQVADKIEEKLQETPYLDYLRTYTLPGKAVVTVQLRNDTPPKAVPDIWYQVRKKVGDIRHTLPENVTGPFLDDEYGDVYVAVYAFTGSDFTPAELKRIARNARQRLLRVKDVSKVVLVGERPEKVFVEFSHKKLATLGVGPQQVFDSLRRQNAVNPAGSVETPTDRVYVRVDGPFAAAEKVRAVPVHAGGKVFRVGDIADVRRGYEDPPTFTVRHNGKPAVEVAVAMRAGGNVLELGRALETEFRAIEADLPAGAAAERVAFQPHVVEESVGEFTHSFIEALVIVLVVSFLSLGWRSGVVVALSVPLVLAATLVVMNAAGMALDRISLGALILALGLLVDDAIIAVEMMVVKMEEGHDRIAAATFAWSSTAFPMLTGTLVTVAGFLPVGFAKSGAGEYAGGIFWVVGIALLASWLVAVVFTPYLGVKLLPNYTNRAHHDPYHTRMYRLLRWVITACVRRPLVVVALTAGLFAGAVYGMKFVPKQFFPQSSRTELMVEIRLPGGSSFTATEAEVTKLEAILKDDPDIDHLTAYTGAGPPRFYLSLNPDLPDPSFAKFVIQAKSPEARERLRTRLLERFAQDTEFALPRMRVVRLEFGPPVGFPVQFRVVGPDPARVREIAHRVRDVVRRNPNARDAQLEWDEPSKLVRLRVDQDRARALGLTPQDVSATLQTLLTGVPVSQYREGIELIDVVARAVPEERLKLDTLPDLTVITPTGSAVPLSQVASASYEQEEPIQWRRDRETVLTVRADVADGVQAPDVTAQILVDLKALKAELPPGYRIDTGGAVEESQKANEALFAVFPVMIAVMLTLLMAQVQGFKKLFLVFVISPLGLIGAVSALLLFHAPFGFTALLGVIALAGMDMRNSVILIDQIEHDMEHGMSAWDAVIESAVRRARPVVLTAATAILAMIPLTRSVFWGPLAVAIMGGLSVATFLTLGNLPALYVLLFRVKRPVGPPPAPVEN from the coding sequence GTGAGCACGCTCAACCTGTCCGCCTGGGCGGTGAAGCACCCGGCGCTGGTTCTGTACCTGATCTTCGCGGCGGCCGCGGCCGGGCTGTACGCCTACCTCGGAATGGGCCGCGCCGAAGACCCGTCATTCACCATCAAGACGATGGTCGTTTCGGCCAACTGGCCCGGCGCGACGAGCGACGAGATGCAGCGCCAGGTGGCCGACAAGATCGAGGAGAAGCTCCAGGAGACGCCGTACCTCGACTACCTGCGGACCTACACGCTCCCGGGTAAAGCGGTGGTCACGGTCCAGCTCCGTAACGACACCCCGCCGAAGGCGGTCCCGGACATCTGGTACCAGGTGCGGAAGAAGGTCGGCGACATCCGGCACACGCTGCCGGAGAACGTGACGGGGCCGTTCCTCGACGACGAGTACGGCGACGTGTACGTGGCCGTGTATGCGTTCACGGGGTCTGACTTCACGCCGGCTGAGCTCAAAAGAATTGCGCGGAACGCGCGGCAGCGGCTCCTGCGGGTGAAGGACGTGAGCAAGGTGGTGCTCGTCGGCGAGCGCCCGGAGAAGGTGTTCGTCGAGTTCTCGCACAAAAAGCTCGCGACCCTTGGGGTCGGACCGCAGCAGGTGTTCGACAGCCTGCGCCGGCAGAACGCGGTGAACCCCGCCGGGAGCGTCGAAACCCCGACCGATCGGGTGTACGTTCGGGTGGACGGGCCGTTCGCGGCGGCCGAGAAGGTCCGGGCGGTTCCGGTTCACGCCGGGGGCAAAGTGTTCCGCGTCGGCGACATCGCGGACGTCCGGCGGGGCTACGAAGACCCGCCCACGTTCACCGTGCGTCACAACGGGAAGCCAGCGGTGGAAGTGGCCGTTGCGATGCGCGCGGGCGGCAACGTCCTCGAACTGGGACGCGCCCTGGAAACCGAGTTTAGGGCCATCGAAGCCGACCTCCCCGCCGGGGCCGCGGCAGAGCGGGTGGCCTTCCAGCCGCACGTGGTGGAAGAGTCGGTCGGGGAGTTCACCCACTCGTTCATCGAAGCACTGGTGATCGTTTTGGTCGTCAGCTTCCTCTCCCTCGGGTGGCGCAGTGGGGTGGTCGTCGCGCTGAGCGTGCCGCTCGTGCTCGCCGCCACGCTCGTGGTCATGAACGCGGCGGGGATGGCCCTCGACCGAATCAGCCTCGGCGCGCTCATCCTCGCACTCGGGTTGCTCGTGGACGACGCGATCATCGCGGTGGAGATGATGGTCGTGAAGATGGAGGAGGGGCACGACCGGATCGCGGCAGCGACGTTCGCGTGGAGCAGCACCGCGTTCCCGATGCTTACAGGTACGCTGGTCACGGTGGCCGGGTTCCTGCCCGTCGGGTTCGCCAAGTCCGGGGCCGGGGAGTACGCCGGTGGCATCTTTTGGGTGGTCGGCATCGCCCTGCTCGCCTCGTGGCTCGTCGCGGTCGTGTTTACGCCGTACCTGGGCGTGAAGCTTCTTCCCAATTACACGAATCGCGCCCACCACGACCCGTACCACACGCGCATGTACCGGCTCTTACGATGGGTCATCACCGCGTGCGTGCGCCGGCCGCTCGTTGTCGTCGCGCTGACCGCCGGGCTGTTCGCGGGCGCGGTTTACGGCATGAAGTTCGTACCGAAACAGTTTTTCCCACAATCATCGCGCACCGAACTGATGGTCGAGATCCGGTTGCCTGGCGGGTCGTCGTTCACCGCCACCGAAGCTGAGGTAACCAAACTCGAAGCTATCCTGAAGGATGACCCGGACATCGACCACCTCACCGCGTACACCGGTGCCGGACCGCCTCGGTTCTACCTGTCACTCAACCCCGACCTGCCGGACCCGAGTTTCGCCAAGTTCGTGATCCAGGCCAAGAGCCCCGAGGCCCGCGAGCGGCTCCGCACGCGCCTGCTCGAGCGCTTCGCCCAGGACACCGAATTCGCCCTCCCGCGGATGCGCGTGGTGCGGCTCGAATTCGGCCCCCCGGTCGGGTTCCCGGTCCAGTTCCGGGTGGTCGGCCCGGACCCGGCGCGGGTGCGCGAGATCGCCCACCGGGTCCGCGACGTGGTGCGGCGGAACCCGAACGCACGCGACGCACAACTCGAGTGGGACGAGCCGTCCAAACTGGTCCGGCTCCGGGTCGATCAGGACCGCGCCCGGGCGCTCGGGCTGACCCCGCAGGACGTCTCCGCGACGCTCCAGACGCTCCTCACCGGGGTGCCGGTATCGCAGTACCGCGAGGGGATCGAGTTGATCGACGTGGTGGCCCGCGCGGTGCCGGAGGAGCGGTTGAAACTCGACACGCTGCCGGACCTGACCGTCATCACGCCGACCGGGAGCGCTGTGCCGTTGTCCCAGGTGGCGAGCGCGTCATACGAGCAGGAAGAGCCGATCCAGTGGCGGCGCGACCGGGAGACGGTGCTGACGGTCCGCGCGGACGTGGCCGACGGGGTCCAGGCGCCGGACGTGACAGCGCAAATCCTCGTTGACTTGAAGGCGCTGAAGGCCGAACTGCCCCCCGGGTACCGGATCGACACTGGGGGCGCCGTCGAGGAGAGCCAGAAGGCGAACGAGGCGCTGTTCGCCGTGTTCCCGGTCATGATCGCGGTCATGCTCACGCTGCTCATGGCCCAGGTGCAGGGCTTCAAGAAGCTGTTCCTGGTGTTCGTCATCTCGCCGCTGGGCCTGATCGGGGCGGTGTCCGCGCTCCTGTTGTTCCACGCACCGTTCGGGTTCACTGCGTTGCTCGGGGTGATCGCGCTGGCCGGTATGGACATGCGGAACTCGGTCATCCTGATCGACCAGATCGAACACGACATGGAGCACGGGATGTCCGCCTGGGACGCGGTGATCGAGTCGGCGGTGCGGCGGGCGCGGCCGGTGGTGCTGACCGCGGCGACCGCGATCCTGGCCATGATCCCGCTCACGCGGAGCGTGTTCTGGGGGCCGCTCGCGGTGGCCATTATGGGGGGGCTGAGTGTGGCGACGTTCCTCACACTCGGTAACCTGCCCGCACTTTACGTCCTGCTGTTCCGGGTGAAGCGGCCCGTTGGCCCGCCTCCCGCGCCCGTTGAAAATTGA
- a CDS encoding efflux RND transporter periplasmic adaptor subunit: protein MNRRIRFVLTLGTAGLVAGGGAVAYTTAGSTPPTPSPSPTPPIVSSSRVVRVQVVAPNTSDSEQTYTGIVRARYETDLAFRVGAKIVSRHVEVGQRVAAGTLLFRLDATDYRLAVKAAEADLTAAEAEVAQSVAEHNRQLQTYQSGVGSTNDLDRARAAKDVAAGRRDRAKENLSIARNRLAYCELTADADGVLTALPAEAGQVVAEGQVVARLARDGEREAVVSLPENQAIGARTARATVALWSAPGESYQATLRELSPAADPVTRTYQARFTIRDPGAKVTLGMTATVHLSPVGTTAGYSLPLSALHRTGDRPGVWVVERSTGRLTLVPVDVREYRHETVVLSGGVKPGQLVVTAGVQKLDPDVTVRAWEETP, encoded by the coding sequence ATGAACCGGCGAATTCGATTCGTCCTGACGCTGGGGACCGCGGGACTCGTGGCCGGAGGTGGGGCGGTCGCCTATACGACTGCCGGAAGCACGCCGCCCACCCCTTCGCCATCGCCCACGCCTCCGATCGTGAGTTCATCGCGGGTGGTGCGAGTTCAGGTCGTCGCCCCCAACACGAGCGACAGCGAACAGACCTACACCGGGATCGTCCGCGCTCGGTACGAGACGGATCTCGCGTTCCGGGTCGGGGCCAAAATCGTTTCCCGGCACGTCGAGGTCGGGCAGCGGGTCGCGGCCGGAACTTTACTTTTCCGACTCGATGCGACCGACTACCGGCTCGCGGTCAAAGCGGCTGAGGCCGATCTGACCGCGGCCGAGGCCGAGGTCGCGCAGTCGGTCGCGGAGCACAACCGGCAACTTCAGACCTACCAGAGCGGAGTCGGCAGCACCAACGACCTCGATCGGGCCAGGGCCGCCAAAGACGTAGCCGCCGGGCGCCGGGACCGGGCAAAGGAGAACCTGAGCATCGCCCGCAACCGGCTCGCGTACTGCGAACTGACCGCCGACGCGGATGGAGTTCTCACGGCTCTACCGGCGGAAGCCGGGCAGGTCGTCGCCGAGGGTCAGGTCGTCGCCCGGCTCGCTCGTGACGGTGAGCGCGAGGCGGTTGTGAGCCTTCCCGAAAACCAAGCGATCGGGGCGCGGACGGCCCGGGCCACCGTCGCGCTCTGGTCCGCACCGGGGGAGTCGTACCAAGCCACGCTCCGTGAACTCTCGCCGGCCGCCGACCCGGTCACTCGCACGTACCAGGCCCGGTTCACGATCCGCGACCCGGGGGCCAAGGTGACTCTCGGGATGACCGCGACGGTTCACCTGAGCCCGGTCGGTACCACCGCCGGGTACAGCCTCCCGCTCTCCGCGCTGCACCGCACCGGCGACCGCCCGGGCGTCTGGGTCGTGGAGCGGTCGACGGGCCGGCTCACCCTCGTTCCAGTCGACGTCCGGGAGTACCGGCACGAGACGGTGGTTTTGTCCGGGGGCGTGAAGCCGGGCCAGTTAGTGGTCACGGCCGGGGTGCAAAAGCTCGACCCGGACGTGACCGTTCGGGCATGGGAGGAGACGCCGTGA
- a CDS encoding MarR family winged helix-turn-helix transcriptional regulator, which translates to MYNIDMQEESPERRFASECLAGRVRILNRIVTGIYDDALRPHGVRISQMNVLVAIAVLGPVRAAQICTRLCLDKSTLSRDLDRLLARKLVTVARAEGRTQHLEITDAGRELIAKVKPAWEVAQQRTREVLGTTLTEGLFEALDRLREDGGAS; encoded by the coding sequence ATGTACAACATCGATATGCAAGAGGAATCTCCCGAACGCCGTTTTGCGAGCGAGTGTTTGGCCGGGCGCGTCCGGATACTTAACCGCATTGTCACTGGCATTTACGACGATGCCCTGCGACCGCACGGAGTTCGGATCAGCCAGATGAACGTGCTCGTGGCGATCGCGGTGCTCGGCCCGGTCCGGGCGGCCCAAATTTGCACGCGACTGTGCCTCGACAAATCGACCCTGAGCCGAGACCTCGACCGCTTATTGGCTCGCAAACTGGTGACGGTGGCTCGGGCCGAAGGGCGCACACAGCATTTAGAGATAACCGACGCCGGGCGCGAGTTAATCGCGAAGGTGAAGCCTGCTTGGGAAGTCGCTCAACAACGGACCCGTGAAGTGTTGGGGACGACGCTCACGGAAGGTCTCTTCGAGGCGCTCGATCGGCTGCGTGAGGACGGCGGGGCGTCGTAA
- a CDS encoding TetR/AcrR family transcriptional regulator, with the protein MAEKPPKPAERKPRADAERNRVRILEVAKGAFTKSGAEASLDEIAREAGVGPGTLYRHFPTREALLEAVYRTEVEKLALAGQELALKLSPPEALRAWLLLFVDYIAAKKIIAPALSTLVQCHPKVVEASRTQIHDAMRFLMQRAMESGDIRTDLDPIDLLGAIVGVAHVPAIPDWQQSAKRLVDILIAGSRPVK; encoded by the coding sequence ATGGCAGAGAAACCGCCCAAACCGGCCGAACGAAAACCGCGGGCCGACGCCGAGCGGAACCGGGTACGCATTCTCGAGGTGGCGAAGGGAGCCTTCACCAAGTCGGGGGCCGAGGCGAGTCTGGACGAGATCGCGCGGGAAGCGGGGGTCGGACCGGGAACGCTCTACCGCCACTTCCCGACGCGGGAGGCGCTGCTCGAAGCCGTGTACCGGACGGAGGTGGAGAAGCTCGCCCTGGCCGGGCAGGAGTTGGCGCTCAAACTCTCGCCACCCGAAGCGTTGCGGGCGTGGCTCCTTCTCTTCGTGGACTATATCGCGGCCAAGAAGATCATCGCCCCGGCCCTCTCGACCCTGGTCCAGTGCCACCCCAAGGTGGTTGAGGCGTCGCGCACCCAGATTCACGACGCGATGCGTTTTTTGATGCAGCGTGCGATGGAAAGCGGGGACATCCGAACGGACCTAGACCCAATCGACCTTCTGGGTGCGATCGTGGGAGTGGCCCACGTGCCGGCCATTCCGGACTGGCAGCAGAGCGCAAAACGGCTCGTGGACATCCTCATCGCGGGATCACGCCCCGTGAAGTAA
- a CDS encoding sigma-70 family RNA polymerase sigma factor → MMNTFGPRGTSRIPTQNETARDFVRLFGPVVYALARKRGFGDAAAADLTQEVLTRAAQNEGHKADDSGRNTIHARLITATQSAIAAIGAAKEDRSHRASGTPDLNADWESEFQRQLAKSAMGFVKREFPSLDWQAFWGTAVDGRPEAVVARELGMTSGTVHVVKCRVLARLHEEMHRLRLEAESWGGPARSADQQKGDVAQNPDRLLSSQAPIYLSAPAPGSAERTSLHIPRCWKQ, encoded by the coding sequence ATGATGAACACCTTTGGACCTCGCGGAACGTCCCGAATTCCTACCCAAAACGAGACGGCTCGGGATTTCGTGCGGCTCTTCGGCCCGGTCGTTTATGCGCTCGCCCGGAAGCGGGGGTTCGGGGACGCAGCGGCAGCCGATCTCACGCAGGAGGTTCTGACGCGCGCCGCCCAGAATGAAGGGCACAAGGCGGACGACTCGGGCCGCAACACGATCCATGCCCGGCTCATCACCGCCACCCAGAGCGCGATAGCAGCCATTGGCGCGGCCAAAGAGGACCGGTCGCACCGGGCTAGTGGCACGCCAGACCTCAATGCGGACTGGGAAAGCGAGTTCCAGCGACAGCTTGCAAAGAGCGCGATGGGCTTTGTGAAACGCGAGTTCCCGTCGCTCGACTGGCAGGCGTTTTGGGGAACCGCCGTAGACGGGCGGCCCGAAGCCGTGGTCGCGCGGGAACTCGGGATGACGTCCGGAACGGTCCACGTCGTGAAGTGCCGGGTGCTGGCGCGTCTCCACGAGGAAATGCACCGCCTCCGACTCGAAGCCGAGTCATGGGGCGGCCCCGCGAGGAGCGCGGATCAACAGAAGGGCGATGTCGCGCAAAATCCCGACCGACTCCTGTCGTCACAGGCACCGATCTACCTGTCGGCTCCTGCCCCGGGGAGCGCCGAGCGTACCTCTTTACACATCCCACGCTGCTGGAAGCAGTGA
- a CDS encoding ARPP-2 domain-containing protein, whose product MSSDLILAPSQACGAFRLVPLLRKEHRTDLRLGLSKGSGFAVTLPKAVYTSYIPHALILEWGDGSAPVAPLGTQLKTVRSSSPVPTGVFHRMAKRLEGRRLRFLPLHLAMEGLLALHFGGPTVQWGYFSRRAISNGMSPQSESSVAGWALEGFDEALRVFEIHDGQVGVLVFVADALAAAFVAPHPDDYRALHDSLLQDFFGELIWQYAVMYPSLPPCAFPAAPELVRSLADLRDAVAVMRQEWAAFGRTAAAGLPDVPLKVEKVYEAGPFRLERFIGSLDPGDENHIGERIIAPDGSLQYLKTFRLSAAQTRRAYLLKQLADHDWNLESIAKKYGLNTNDVLLQYENNGYGWMFHQHVVDAARAYARRKS is encoded by the coding sequence ATGTCGAGTGATCTGATTCTCGCCCCGTCACAGGCGTGCGGCGCGTTCCGCCTCGTGCCGCTGCTACGGAAGGAGCACCGCACCGACCTTCGCCTCGGGCTGTCGAAGGGATCGGGGTTCGCCGTCACGCTGCCGAAAGCGGTCTACACGAGCTACATTCCCCACGCACTGATCCTGGAATGGGGAGATGGCTCCGCACCAGTCGCGCCGCTCGGCACGCAGCTCAAAACCGTGCGGTCAAGTTCCCCGGTGCCCACGGGCGTTTTCCACCGCATGGCCAAGCGGTTGGAGGGCCGGCGGTTGCGGTTCCTCCCGCTCCACTTGGCGATGGAGGGGCTCCTCGCATTGCACTTCGGCGGGCCGACGGTCCAGTGGGGCTATTTCTCGCGCCGAGCGATCTCGAATGGGATGAGCCCCCAGAGCGAAAGCTCTGTTGCTGGATGGGCACTCGAAGGGTTCGACGAGGCCCTCCGCGTGTTCGAGATCCACGACGGGCAGGTGGGCGTTCTGGTGTTCGTCGCGGACGCGCTGGCCGCGGCGTTCGTGGCGCCGCACCCGGACGACTACCGCGCGCTCCACGATTCGTTGTTGCAGGATTTCTTCGGCGAACTGATCTGGCAATACGCCGTGATGTACCCGAGCCTGCCGCCCTGCGCGTTCCCGGCCGCCCCAGAGTTGGTCCGCTCGCTCGCGGATTTGCGGGATGCGGTGGCGGTGATGCGTCAGGAATGGGCCGCGTTCGGCCGCACGGCCGCGGCCGGTCTACCGGACGTGCCGCTGAAGGTGGAGAAGGTGTACGAGGCCGGGCCGTTCCGACTGGAGCGGTTCATCGGCAGCCTGGATCCGGGCGACGAGAACCACATCGGCGAGCGGATCATCGCCCCGGACGGCTCGCTCCAGTACCTGAAGACGTTCCGGTTGTCGGCCGCGCAAACCCGGCGTGCGTACCTGCTGAAGCAACTGGCCGACCACGACTGGAATTTGGAATCGATCGCGAAGAAATACGGGCTAAACACCAACGACGTCCTGCTCCAGTACGAGAACAACGGTTACGGCTGGATGTTCCACCAACACGTAGTGGACGCCGCCCGCGCCTATGCCCGTCGGAAGTCGTGA
- a CDS encoding glycoside hydrolase family protein: MRHIPVRRLSLLFAAALVFSGCRPAAGPVPTAPALEQPVPKQSGFPQELVSFVQQGDGPVFQAAGAGHWDVKIRERGWIIREDSGYKLWYTGYDGTANGRRMLGLVTSPDGVTWTRHPGNPLVRDHWVEDVMVVKDGGRYLMFAEGENDRAQLLTSPDGMTWEKLGRIDVRLASGAPVPDGPYGTPAAFKDGDRWLLFYERSDKGVWLAASNDLKVWTNVRDEPVLVPGPGAYDRDMIALNQVIKHGGRYYAYYHGCATSGPDARKWSTAIAASDDLVNWEKFPGNPLLPVAENKSSGILVDTGAGFRLYTMHPAVYLHVPGPR; this comes from the coding sequence GTGCGACACATCCCGGTTCGGCGACTCTCACTCCTCTTCGCTGCCGCACTCGTTTTCTCCGGCTGCCGGCCGGCTGCTGGGCCGGTGCCCACCGCGCCCGCCCTGGAGCAACCGGTTCCCAAACAGAGCGGGTTCCCGCAGGAACTCGTGTCCTTCGTCCAACAGGGGGACGGCCCGGTCTTCCAGGCCGCGGGCGCGGGGCACTGGGACGTGAAGATCCGGGAGCGCGGGTGGATCATCCGCGAGGATAGCGGTTACAAGCTCTGGTACACGGGCTACGACGGCACCGCGAACGGGCGGCGCATGCTCGGGCTCGTGACTTCCCCCGACGGAGTAACTTGGACCCGGCACCCCGGCAACCCGCTCGTTCGGGACCACTGGGTCGAAGACGTGATGGTGGTCAAAGACGGCGGCCGGTACCTCATGTTCGCCGAGGGGGAGAACGACCGCGCCCAACTCCTCACTTCGCCCGACGGAATGACATGGGAAAAGCTCGGCCGGATCGACGTCCGGCTCGCGTCCGGTGCCCCCGTACCGGACGGACCGTATGGGACACCGGCCGCGTTCAAGGACGGCGACCGGTGGCTCCTCTTCTACGAGCGGTCCGACAAAGGGGTGTGGCTCGCCGCCTCGAACGACCTGAAGGTCTGGACGAACGTCCGGGACGAACCGGTCCTGGTCCCCGGCCCGGGGGCATACGACCGCGACATGATCGCCCTCAATCAGGTGATTAAGCACGGCGGCCGGTACTACGCCTACTACCACGGGTGCGCGACGTCGGGGCCAGACGCCCGGAAGTGGTCGACGGCCATCGCCGCGTCGGACGACCTGGTCAACTGGGAGAAGTTCCCTGGGAACCCGCTCCTCCCCGTGGCCGAGAACAAATCGAGCGGCATCCTGGTGGACACCGGCGCGGGGTTCCGGCTCTACACGATGCACCCCGCGGTCTACCTCCACGTTCCGGGGCCGCGCTGA
- the modA gene encoding molybdate ABC transporter substrate-binding protein, which yields MALATSPTTVALGSLVTLAGLIAGLWWREQQTRTGPIDRPLIVFVAPTSRLPIEAIAADYERETGQRVELRFGPSEDILTKVRFPAPGEPADLFLPADDSYVRQARDLGLVAESVPIATVRAVVLLAKNNPKQFRAWPDLLRGGVKVAVPNPGAAVGKLAREHLVSTRKWLALEPRVVDTGTVTEAANASKVGSTDAAIVWDVVATAPAYRGQAVLMLPELKGVTGKVELALLNQSSDPPAARKFARYITDPNHGLVRFREAGFNVDDKAGGIVSALQEAVAPRGGTEP from the coding sequence ATGGCACTGGCCACGTCCCCCACAACCGTCGCGCTCGGCTCGCTGGTCACCCTCGCCGGGCTGATCGCGGGGTTGTGGTGGCGCGAGCAGCAAACGCGCACCGGGCCGATCGATCGTCCGCTCATCGTGTTCGTAGCGCCCACCAGTCGCTTGCCGATCGAAGCGATCGCGGCCGATTACGAGCGCGAAACCGGCCAGCGGGTCGAATTGCGGTTCGGCCCGTCGGAAGACATCCTCACAAAGGTCCGGTTCCCCGCACCCGGCGAACCGGCGGATCTGTTCCTCCCCGCCGACGACAGCTACGTCCGCCAGGCACGCGACCTCGGATTGGTCGCGGAGTCCGTGCCCATCGCGACCGTCCGTGCGGTCGTGCTCCTCGCGAAGAACAACCCCAAACAGTTCCGAGCGTGGCCGGATCTCCTGCGAGGCGGTGTAAAAGTGGCCGTCCCCAACCCCGGCGCTGCGGTCGGCAAGCTCGCGCGCGAGCACCTCGTCTCCACTCGCAAGTGGCTCGCGCTGGAACCGCGTGTCGTTGATACCGGGACCGTCACCGAAGCCGCGAACGCCTCCAAAGTCGGCAGCACGGACGCGGCCATCGTGTGGGACGTGGTCGCAACTGCACCCGCGTACCGGGGACAGGCGGTTCTCATGCTCCCGGAACTGAAGGGCGTGACGGGAAAGGTCGAATTAGCGCTGCTGAACCAGTCGAGCGACCCGCCCGCGGCACGGAAGTTCGCCCGCTACATCACCGACCCGAATCACGGACTAGTGCGGTTCCGCGAGGCCGGGTTCAACGTGGACGACAAGGCGGGCGGCATCGTGTCCGCACTGCAAGAAGCTGTCGCGCCTCGCGGGGGAACCGAGCCGTGA